From the Brassica napus cultivar Da-Ae chromosome A8, Da-Ae, whole genome shotgun sequence genome, one window contains:
- the LOC106375369 gene encoding uncharacterized protein LOC106375369 isoform X1, translating to MASSKVCRLSSKIHSLTQRLSKTTNVHASSIPSPLKSSLPSAATSRINQSFRRLPVELSSCVSLFPLHSAVASARLVSSLSAESMSWGLVPQGISMPL from the exons ATGGCGTCTTCTAAAGTCTGCAGATTATCATCAAAGATACACTCTTTAACCCAGAGGCTTAGCAAGACGACGAATGTTCACGCCTCGTCCATACCCTCTCCCCTTAAATCTTCATTACCATCGGCAGCAACTTCCCGTATCAACCAATCTTTCAG AAGATTACCAGTGGAGCTGAGTAGCTGTGTGTCGCTGTTTCCGTTACACAGTGCAGTAGCATCTGCTAGATTGGTATCAAGCTTGTCTGCTGAATCTATGAGCTGGGGTTTAGTTCCTCAAG
- the LOC106375369 gene encoding uncharacterized protein LOC106375369 isoform X2, producing MASSKVCRLSSKIHSLTQRLSKTTNVHASSIPSPLKSSLPSAATSRINQSFRLPVELSSCVSLFPLHSAVASARLVSSLSAESMSWGLVPQGISMPL from the exons ATGGCGTCTTCTAAAGTCTGCAGATTATCATCAAAGATACACTCTTTAACCCAGAGGCTTAGCAAGACGACGAATGTTCACGCCTCGTCCATACCCTCTCCCCTTAAATCTTCATTACCATCGGCAGCAACTTCCCGTATCAACCAATCTTTCAG ATTACCAGTGGAGCTGAGTAGCTGTGTGTCGCTGTTTCCGTTACACAGTGCAGTAGCATCTGCTAGATTGGTATCAAGCTTGTCTGCTGAATCTATGAGCTGGGGTTTAGTTCCTCAAG